Below is a genomic region from Deinococcus koreensis.
CGCCTCTCGCCCTGCTCCACGATCAGGGAGGTCTGCAGGCTGGGCAGGTCGGTGTAGATACCGTATTTGCCGATCCGGTCGATGCTGGCCGTGCTGCCTGAGAGCACTTCGACCAGCAGGCAGGGTGCGGTCTCCGACAGGTGGTCGCCGCTGGCCGCGTCGCAGACGAGCATCACGTCCGGGTAATAGTACGAGCCGCTGGAATCGAGATACAGGCGCATGTCGGCCAGATGCAGGCGGCAGCCCTGGCGGCGGGCATGGGGGTGCAGCGTAGCCGCGATGTTCATGGAAATCAACGAATGCGAGCGGCTCGCCCCGGCCTGACCGTGCAGCGGATACACGAAGCCTCCCACGTACTCGCGCTTGTACGGGCTGGTGGCCTCGGTGCGCAGGTACTCCTCCATGCTCATGGCTTTGAAGCGCCCTTCGGACATGACTCAGTGTACTCATGTCACAAGAGGCTCTGAGCTGTGGGCTCTGAGAAACGGCGCTGGGGACGAGCCTCAGCGCCGCTCATCGCCCGCTGGTCAGCGCCGTCCGCGCTGGCGCACCTTCTGCCCCGGCACGGTCGCCTGCTTGAACTCCTTGCCCTGCAGCTTGGCCTCGATGGCGCGGATCTGGTCGCGCAGGGAAGCGGCCTTCTCGAAGTCCAGGTCTTCGGAGGCCTGCCACATGTCGAGTTCGAGGTCGGTGAGCTGGGCGCTCAGGCTGTCGCGATCCATGCCGACATTCGCCGAGCTGATCTCCTCGGGCTGTTCCTCGCCACGGATGACGTTCCGCACGCCCTTGATGATGGTGGTCGGGGTGATGCCGTGTTCCTCGTTGTACGCGGTCTGCTTCTCGCGGCGGCGGCGGGTCTCGTCCATCGCGAACTGCATGGCGGGCGTGACCGTGTCGCCGTACAGGATGACCTCGCCGTTCAGGTTGCGTGCCGCGCGCCCGATGGTCTGGATGAGCGCCCGCTCGCTTCTCAGGAAGCCCGGCTTGTCGGCGTCGAGGATGGCGACCAGCGACACTTCGGGTAAGTCCAGCCCCTCGCGCAGCAGGTTAATGCCCACCAGCACGTCGTAATGGCCCAGCCGCAGATCGCGGATGATCACCTGACGCTCGACCGAATCGATGTCGCTGTGCATGTAGCGCGCCTTGACGCCCTTTTCCAGCATGTACTCGGTGAGGTCTTCGGACATGCGCTTGGTCAGGGTGGTGACCAGCGTGCGCTCGCCGATGGCGGCCCGCTCGCGCACCCGGCCCAGCAGATCCTCGATCTGGCCCTGGATGGGGCGCACCGTCACGGGCGGATCGACCAGCCCGGTCGGGCGGATGATCTGGTCGGCAATGGAGTCGCTGACCTCGCGCTCGTAGGGGCCAGGGGTGGCCGAGACGAACACGACCTGCCCGGTCTTGCTCATGAACTCGTCGAAGTTCAGCGGCCGGTTGTCCATCGCGCTGGGTAGTCGGAAGCCGTAGTCCACCAGCGTCTGCTTGCGGGCCCGGTCGCCGTTCGCCATGCCGCCGATCTGGGGCACGGTCACGTGCGACTCGTCGATGAAGGTCACGAAGTCGTCGTTGAAGTAGTCCAGCATGGTGTAGGGCGTCATGCCCGCCACCCGGCCGTCGATGTGGCGCGAGTAGTTCTCGATGCCCGAGCAGTAGCCCAGCACCTTGAGCATCTCCAGGTCGTACAGCGTGCGCTCTTTCAGGCGCTGGGCCTCGAGCAGCTTGCCGGTCGACTTGAAGTACTCCAGCCGCTGGTCGAGTTCCTCCTGGATGGTCACGATGGCCCGCTCGATGTTCCCCGCGCTGGACACGTAATGCTTGGCCGGATAGACCACGGTCGCGTCCAGCTCGGCCAGGCGGTCGCCGGTCAGCGGGTGCACCACCGTGATGCGCTCGACGTCGTCGCCCCACAGCTCGATCCGCAGCGGCTGCTCGTCGTAGGCGGGCCAGACCTCGATCATCTCGCCCTTGGCGCGGAAGCGCCCCGGCATCATCTCGATGTCGTTGCGCTCGTATTGCATGTTCACCAGCCGCCCCAGGATCTCGTCCCGGCTGACCTGCGCGCCCTTCTTCAGGATGAGGTTGAGCGCCGTGTACTCCTTGGGATCGCCCAGGCCGTAGATACAGCTCACGGACGCCACCACGATGGTGTCCCGGCGCGTCAGCAGGCTGCGGGTCGTGGAGTGCCGCAGCCGCTCGATCTCCTGGTTGATGCTGGCGTCCTTCTCGATGAACAGATCCTTGCCCGGCACGTAGGCCTCGGGCTGGTAGTAGTCGTAGTAGGAGATGAAGAACTCGACCGCCGCGTCCGGGAAGAACTCGCGGAATTCCGACGCCAGCTGCGCGGTCAGGATCTTGTTGGGCGCCATGATCAGGGCGGGGCGCTGGGTCTCTTCGATCACCTTGGCGACGGAGTAGGTTTTGCCCGTGCCAGTCGCCCCTAACAGCGTCTGGAAGCGTAAACCGGAGTCCAGCCCTTCGACCAGCGAGCGGATCGCGGTCGGCTGGTCGCCGGACGGCGTGAAGTCGGATTGAACCTTGAGCATGGAACCTCCGGGGTGGGGAGCGGGCAGCGGCGGACGCTGAACGAATCTCCCTATTTTAC
It encodes:
- a CDS encoding Uma2 family endonuclease, which codes for MSEGRFKAMSMEEYLRTEATSPYKREYVGGFVYPLHGQAGASRSHSLISMNIAATLHPHARRQGCRLHLADMRLYLDSSGSYYYPDVMLVCDAASGDHLSETAPCLLVEVLSGSTASIDRIGKYGIYTDLPSLQTSLIVEQGERRVYEYQRAQGWKLREVVGSGEVGVPSLGLGLTLDDIYGGVL
- the uvrB gene encoding excinuclease ABC subunit UvrB, which translates into the protein MLKVQSDFTPSGDQPTAIRSLVEGLDSGLRFQTLLGATGTGKTYSVAKVIEETQRPALIMAPNKILTAQLASEFREFFPDAAVEFFISYYDYYQPEAYVPGKDLFIEKDASINQEIERLRHSTTRSLLTRRDTIVVASVSCIYGLGDPKEYTALNLILKKGAQVSRDEILGRLVNMQYERNDIEMMPGRFRAKGEMIEVWPAYDEQPLRIELWGDDVERITVVHPLTGDRLAELDATVVYPAKHYVSSAGNIERAIVTIQEELDQRLEYFKSTGKLLEAQRLKERTLYDLEMLKVLGYCSGIENYSRHIDGRVAGMTPYTMLDYFNDDFVTFIDESHVTVPQIGGMANGDRARKQTLVDYGFRLPSAMDNRPLNFDEFMSKTGQVVFVSATPGPYEREVSDSIADQIIRPTGLVDPPVTVRPIQGQIEDLLGRVRERAAIGERTLVTTLTKRMSEDLTEYMLEKGVKARYMHSDIDSVERQVIIRDLRLGHYDVLVGINLLREGLDLPEVSLVAILDADKPGFLRSERALIQTIGRAARNLNGEVILYGDTVTPAMQFAMDETRRRREKQTAYNEEHGITPTTIIKGVRNVIRGEEQPEEISSANVGMDRDSLSAQLTDLELDMWQASEDLDFEKAASLRDQIRAIEAKLQGKEFKQATVPGQKVRQRGRR